The proteins below come from a single Chryseobacterium capnotolerans genomic window:
- a CDS encoding DUF2750 domain-containing protein, protein MLQDHIALKNRYKDFIQKVSETETVYGLKDDKGYATSYSNDQEYEDGEPVQLICFWSDAARAKSCVDKEWNHYEASPISLHEFLENWCLGMNSDGLLVGG, encoded by the coding sequence ATGCTTCAAGATCATATTGCCCTAAAGAACCGATATAAAGATTTTATCCAAAAAGTAAGTGAAACAGAAACCGTGTATGGTTTAAAAGACGATAAAGGATATGCTACCTCCTATTCCAATGATCAGGAATATGAAGATGGTGAACCGGTTCAACTCATTTGCTTCTGGTCAGATGCTGCAAGAGCTAAATCATGTGTAGATAAAGAATGGAATCATTATGAAGCCTCTCCTATTTCACTTCATGAATTTCTGGAAAACTGGTGTCTGGGAATGAACAGTGACGGTTTACTTGTAGGGGGTTAA
- the nudK gene encoding GDP-mannose pyrophosphatase NudK, whose translation MQNPNITILKTDILSDNWYTLNKVTFNVRKKDGTTETQSREAYDRGNGAVILLYNKVSNTVILTRQFRLPTYINGNATGMLIEACAGLLDDDNPEDCIKRETEEETGYKISKVEKVFEAYMSPGSVTEILHFFIAEYSNEMKVTDGGGLEEEGENIEVLEMSFEKALTMIDTGEIKDAKTIMLLQHLRMKGFL comes from the coding sequence ATGCAAAATCCTAATATTACTATTTTAAAAACAGATATTTTATCTGACAACTGGTACACTTTAAATAAAGTTACTTTTAACGTTCGCAAAAAAGACGGAACTACAGAAACCCAAAGCAGAGAAGCTTACGATCGTGGAAATGGAGCCGTTATTTTACTTTATAACAAAGTATCCAACACTGTTATTCTGACAAGACAGTTCAGATTACCTACTTACATTAACGGAAATGCTACCGGAATGCTTATTGAAGCTTGTGCTGGTCTTTTAGATGATGATAATCCTGAAGATTGTATCAAAAGAGAAACCGAAGAGGAAACAGGATATAAAATTTCTAAAGTTGAAAAGGTATTTGAAGCCTATATGTCCCCTGGTTCCGTAACCGAAATCCTTCACTTTTTCATTGCTGAATATTCTAATGAAATGAAGGTTACCGATGGCGGCGGCCTTGAAGAAGAAGGAGAAAACATTGAAGTACTGGAAATGTCTTTTGAGAAAGCTCTTACTATGATTGATACTGGAGAAATTAAAGATGCAAAGACCATTATGCTGTTGCAGCATTTGAGAATGAAGGGATTTTTATAA
- a CDS encoding TIGR01777 family oxidoreductase, translating into MLRNTLRKKEIKLKSFISASGINFYGTKTTEKIFSENDPPGHDFLSEVVVLWERAADHFKEQNLADRIVKIRTAVVLSEKEGALKKMLPPIEYGIGSALGSGKQYMPWIHIEDICSIYEFALKHPNLHGAYNAVSPQHATNAGLTKKIAEVLHKPLFMPNVPTFVLKMLFGELANAILEGSRASSQKIQDAGFQFKFPDLKDALRDLLNSNTPQ; encoded by the coding sequence TTGCTGCGAAATACTTTAAGAAAAAAAGAAATTAAACTCAAGTCTTTTATTTCAGCTTCAGGAATCAACTTTTACGGAACAAAGACTACAGAAAAAATATTTTCAGAAAATGATCCGCCTGGACATGATTTCCTCAGTGAGGTGGTTGTTTTATGGGAAAGAGCTGCTGACCATTTTAAAGAACAAAATCTAGCTGATAGAATTGTTAAAATCCGAACAGCTGTTGTTCTTTCTGAAAAGGAAGGCGCTTTAAAGAAGATGCTTCCGCCTATAGAATATGGAATTGGATCTGCTTTGGGAAGCGGTAAACAGTATATGCCCTGGATTCATATTGAAGATATTTGCTCTATATATGAGTTCGCTCTGAAACACCCCAATCTCCACGGTGCTTACAATGCTGTTTCCCCTCAGCATGCTACCAATGCTGGTCTGACAAAAAAGATCGCTGAGGTTCTTCATAAGCCATTGTTTATGCCCAACGTTCCCACTTTTGTTTTAAAAATGTTATTTGGTGAACTGGCCAATGCAATTTTGGAAGGTTCCAGAGCTTCGTCACAAAAAATTCAAGATGCAGGTTTTCAATTCAAATTCCCGGATCTTAAAGATGCTTTAAGAGATTTATTAAATTCCAATACCCCTCAATAA
- a CDS encoding NAD-dependent epimerase/dehydratase family protein, translating to MKEIVLITGANGLIAKELAKKIGNEYEVRFLTRKKRQANEYEWDLKKKTIDETAFNNVSHIIHLAGANISENRWTAERKKRTYCQQSRFCSIAAKYFKKKRN from the coding sequence ATGAAAGAAATTGTTTTGATTACCGGAGCAAATGGTTTGATTGCAAAAGAGCTGGCAAAAAAAATCGGGAATGAATATGAAGTAAGATTCCTTACCCGAAAAAAAAGACAAGCCAATGAATATGAATGGGATCTCAAAAAGAAAACCATTGATGAGACAGCTTTCAATAATGTATCTCACATCATTCATCTTGCCGGTGCCAATATTTCAGAAAATCGCTGGACAGCAGAAAGAAAAAAAAGAACTTATTGCCAGCAGAGTAGATTCTGCAGCATTGCTGCGAAATACTTTAAGAAAAAAAGAAATTAA
- a CDS encoding HPP family protein has translation MKKTIKRTFRVSKYVIYKETLVDYKEHFWSFLGAFFGIGLIAFIQSHSLAETENIFLIGSFGASSVLIYGAIQSPLAQPRNLVGGHVLSALVGVTVYQFVPDIIWLSAPLAVAFSIVLMQYTKTLHPPGGATALIAVSSTGKIPELGYWYVISPVLSGCIILLLVALFFNNITPNRSYPSHSRLMRLLRKKHAHGHKVKK, from the coding sequence ATGAAGAAGACAATAAAAAGAACGTTCAGAGTCTCAAAATATGTAATCTATAAAGAAACCTTGGTTGATTACAAGGAGCATTTCTGGTCATTCTTGGGTGCTTTTTTTGGAATTGGCCTGATTGCATTTATCCAATCCCATTCCCTAGCTGAAACGGAAAATATATTCCTAATCGGTTCTTTCGGGGCATCCAGTGTTTTGATTTATGGAGCTATCCAAAGTCCACTGGCTCAACCTAGAAATTTAGTAGGCGGACATGTTCTTTCTGCATTAGTTGGTGTTACAGTTTATCAGTTTGTTCCTGATATTATCTGGCTTTCGGCTCCATTGGCTGTGGCTTTTTCAATTGTACTGATGCAGTACACAAAAACCCTGCATCCGCCAGGTGGAGCAACGGCTCTTATTGCGGTAAGTTCTACCGGAAAAATTCCGGAATTAGGATATTGGTATGTTATCTCCCCGGTTCTTTCGGGGTGTATTATCCTGTTGCTTGTGGCTTTATTTTTCAATAATATAACGCCCAATAGAAGTTATCCTTCACACAGCAGGTTAATGAGATTGCTAAGGAAGAAACACGCTCATGGACACAAAGTGAAAAAATAA
- a CDS encoding methyltransferase, which translates to MKKQPVKPEFTLKMFEVLGGVWLAGCVKTAAELNIADYLAEGPKTIPSLARETQSNEKALYRVMRALSSVGIFEELEGQIFALNDFGAALQTDVPGTAKNFVLTIMNEHFPTYGELTYGVQTGKIPFDYIHGMPLWDYYKQYPEIGENFGKGMTGMSGIELKGIMENYDFNPYKKIVDIGGGNGVMMYTILNESPGSLGIIFDEENVIEKTKELIPLDLKERCSVAIGSFFEKVPEGADLYTMKWIIHDWSDDECVQILKVCYDAMPKGAKLLIIDAVIPDHSLNRPHIAKLLDIVMLACLTGRERTLSEFKVLLEKSGLQFNRLIQIGTEAKSIIECEKI; encoded by the coding sequence ATGAAAAAACAACCTGTAAAACCGGAATTTACTTTAAAAATGTTTGAAGTATTAGGAGGTGTGTGGCTTGCTGGCTGTGTAAAGACCGCTGCAGAATTAAACATTGCAGATTATCTTGCAGAGGGGCCCAAAACAATCCCTTCATTAGCAAGAGAAACTCAATCCAATGAAAAAGCATTGTATCGAGTTATGAGAGCATTAAGTAGCGTTGGTATTTTTGAAGAATTGGAAGGTCAAATATTTGCCTTAAATGATTTTGGGGCAGCTTTGCAGACTGATGTTCCCGGAACAGCCAAGAATTTTGTACTTACTATTATGAACGAACATTTTCCTACTTATGGAGAACTTACTTACGGTGTTCAGACAGGTAAGATTCCTTTTGATTACATCCACGGAATGCCTCTTTGGGATTACTATAAACAATATCCGGAAATAGGAGAGAATTTCGGAAAAGGGATGACAGGAATGTCAGGAATAGAATTAAAAGGAATTATGGAAAACTATGATTTCAATCCTTATAAAAAAATAGTCGATATAGGTGGGGGAAATGGAGTAATGATGTATACAATTCTCAATGAGTCACCCGGTAGTTTGGGAATTATCTTTGATGAAGAGAATGTGATTGAAAAAACCAAAGAACTTATCCCCCTAGATTTAAAAGAAAGGTGTTCTGTTGCCATTGGTAGCTTTTTTGAAAAAGTTCCGGAAGGGGCAGATTTATATACAATGAAATGGATTATCCATGATTGGAGCGATGATGAATGTGTTCAGATTTTAAAAGTTTGCTATGATGCAATGCCGAAAGGAGCAAAATTACTAATTATAGACGCAGTTATTCCTGATCACTCCTTGAATCGACCTCATATTGCCAAACTTTTGGATATTGTCATGTTAGCCTGTCTTACCGGAAGAGAAAGGACTTTAAGTGAATTTAAAGTTCTTTTGGAAAAATCAGGGTTACAATTCAACAGGCTTATTCAGATTGGTACAGAAGCGAAAAGCATCATTGAATGTGAGAAAATTTAA
- a CDS encoding iron-containing alcohol dehydrogenase, with protein MEAFVSNIDNNIADALSKGGLEIVFNNLKEAVENPNNISARQNMHDASFMAGLAFNNAWLGIVHSLSHQVGALYGIPHGASNAIFLPNVIRYNAQATKRYPDLARVIGKETAEDLAQAIETLRTEVNNQSAIKEFGISREDWDKNIDYITANALADPCTGFNPRIPSLDELKAIYNACYEGLVYTEELVLG; from the coding sequence GTGGAAGCTTTTGTTTCCAATATTGACAATAATATTGCCGATGCACTTTCAAAGGGTGGTCTTGAAATTGTTTTTAACAATTTAAAAGAAGCCGTAGAAAATCCAAACAATATTTCAGCCCGTCAGAATATGCATGACGCTTCATTTATGGCAGGTTTAGCATTCAACAACGCTTGGTTGGGAATTGTTCACTCTTTATCTCACCAGGTTGGAGCATTGTACGGAATTCCTCATGGTGCTTCTAATGCCATTTTCCTTCCGAACGTTATTCGTTATAATGCTCAGGCTACCAAGCGTTATCCTGATTTAGCCAGAGTAATTGGTAAAGAAACAGCTGAAGATCTTGCTCAGGCTATTGAGACATTACGTACAGAAGTTAATAATCAATCGGCAATTAAAGAATTCGGGATTTCAAGAGAAGACTGGGATAAAAACATTGATTATATCACTGCTAATGCTCTTGCAGACCCATGTACAGGATTCAATCCAAGAATTCCTTCTTTAGATGAATTAAAAGCTATCTATAATGCTTGTTATGAAGGCCTTGTATATACTGAGGAATTGGTATTAGGATAA
- a CDS encoding iron-containing alcohol dehydrogenase — translation MSRLFIAGEVFHGAGSLSELANIKGKKAVIVTGGSSMRKSGTLDKAITYLTEAGIETQIFEGVEEDPSSATCMKGAEIMKTFEPDWVIGLGGCSAIDAAKIMWVFYEYPDADFDAMIKPFMVPVLRNKAKFIAIPSTSGTGTETTGLAVITDREKGVKYPIVSYELTPDIAIVDGEICASMPAHVTSQYRS, via the coding sequence ATGAGCAGATTATTCATTGCAGGAGAGGTTTTCCATGGTGCCGGAAGTCTTTCAGAATTAGCAAATATTAAAGGTAAAAAGGCGGTAATCGTAACAGGAGGAAGCTCTATGAGAAAAAGCGGAACTCTTGATAAAGCTATTACTTATCTTACAGAAGCTGGAATAGAAACACAAATTTTCGAAGGTGTAGAAGAAGATCCGTCATCAGCCACTTGTATGAAAGGAGCTGAAATCATGAAAACATTTGAGCCTGATTGGGTGATTGGTTTAGGAGGTTGTTCTGCCATTGACGCTGCCAAAATCATGTGGGTATTCTATGAATATCCTGATGCTGATTTTGATGCGATGATAAAACCTTTCATGGTTCCGGTTTTAAGAAATAAAGCTAAATTTATTGCTATTCCATCTACAAGCGGTACAGGAACTGAAACAACGGGTCTTGCTGTGATTACAGACCGAGAAAAAGGTGTAAAATATCCGATCGTTTCTTATGAATTAACACCGGATATTGCTATTGTGGATGGAGAAATTTGTGCTTCAATGCCTGCCCATGTGACTTCCCAATACAGGTCTTGA
- a CDS encoding AraC family transcriptional regulator, producing MKKLEIKKNIQKEEDKNLSFRVFDLTNDYLKDYAKPHKNDHFFIIVIEDGTLLLHIEDKIHFLKPGKISVVFPEQVHFISDISNNLKGKIILFEEILFCSDILKNELSTYNVNLSTQLHCTVLSSEDFQQSLHTISVIKGIYQHPSLIKKEQARFLIKIFLLGLIESVHGLHPILHKETPDKPIYVRFKKLLNEQYKQYRTVQYYADELAITAKKLNSITKKHCGETAIQAIHNRILIEIKRQLMFSDLSHKEIAFDLGFNSPSALNKFVKAKLKETPTALQQELAQMYNT from the coding sequence ATGAAGAAGCTGGAGATTAAAAAGAATATTCAAAAGGAAGAGGATAAAAATCTTTCTTTTCGGGTTTTTGATTTAACAAATGACTATTTGAAAGACTATGCTAAGCCGCATAAAAACGATCATTTTTTCATTATCGTTATTGAAGACGGAACTTTGCTCCTGCATATTGAGGATAAGATTCATTTTTTGAAACCTGGGAAAATCTCTGTAGTATTTCCGGAGCAGGTACATTTCATTTCTGATATAAGCAATAACCTGAAAGGGAAAATTATTTTATTTGAAGAGATATTATTCTGTTCAGACATTTTGAAAAATGAACTGAGTACTTATAATGTAAATCTTTCCACACAGCTTCATTGTACCGTTTTGTCTTCAGAAGACTTTCAGCAAAGTTTACATACAATCTCTGTCATCAAAGGAATTTATCAGCATCCAAGCCTTATCAAAAAGGAGCAGGCGAGGTTTCTTATCAAAATTTTCCTGTTAGGCTTAATTGAATCTGTTCATGGGCTTCATCCTATTTTACATAAAGAAACACCTGATAAACCCATTTATGTCCGTTTTAAAAAATTGTTGAATGAACAGTACAAACAATACAGAACGGTTCAATACTATGCGGATGAGCTGGCTATAACTGCCAAAAAATTAAATTCAATTACTAAAAAGCATTGTGGAGAAACAGCCATTCAAGCCATCCATAACCGAATTTTAATAGAGATTAAAAGACAATTGATGTTTTCAGACCTTTCCCATAAGGAAATCGCCTTTGATCTCGGTTTTAACTCTCCTTCTGCTCTCAACAAATTTGTAAAAGCAAAACTGAAGGAAACTCCTACTGCTCTTCAACAGGAATTGGCGCAAATGTATAACACATAA
- a CDS encoding single-stranded DNA-binding protein yields MSLRNKVTLIGYTGKEVEMVNFENGNVKASVSLATSDHYTNAKGEKVEETQWHNLIAFGKVAEIMEKYVPKGKEIAIEGKLTYRSYDDKDGVKRYVTEIRVDEILLLGGK; encoded by the coding sequence ATGTCACTAAGAAACAAAGTAACATTAATTGGTTACACAGGTAAAGAAGTTGAAATGGTAAACTTCGAAAACGGAAATGTAAAAGCAAGTGTATCTTTAGCTACGAGCGATCATTACACCAACGCTAAAGGTGAAAAGGTAGAAGAGACGCAATGGCACAATCTGATTGCTTTCGGGAAAGTAGCAGAAATTATGGAAAAGTATGTTCCCAAAGGAAAAGAGATTGCTATTGAAGGTAAGCTTACGTACAGATCTTATGACGATAAGGATGGGGTAAAGCGTTACGTTACGGAAATTCGTGTAGATGAAATCCTATTGTTGGGAGGTAAATAA
- a CDS encoding HRDC domain-containing protein, whose translation MMKVKVFKIRLPEELLYKDQKMLDDFLERNEIIKVETAFVNDECYWSVILYFDEPKLVKNTVKEPKVAKYTVDNDFLNSDEEQILNALKLWRSEKAREQNLPTYFIASNKELMSVAKYKPAKKEELLEIKGFGKHKIENYGEEILEILESV comes from the coding sequence ATGATGAAAGTAAAAGTTTTTAAGATCAGGCTTCCCGAGGAACTGCTCTACAAAGATCAGAAAATGCTTGATGATTTTCTGGAAAGAAACGAGATTATAAAAGTGGAAACCGCTTTTGTAAATGATGAATGCTATTGGTCTGTGATCTTGTATTTTGATGAGCCAAAATTGGTCAAAAATACAGTGAAAGAACCAAAGGTTGCTAAATACACTGTGGATAATGACTTTCTGAATTCCGATGAAGAACAAATTCTCAATGCCCTGAAACTTTGGAGATCGGAGAAAGCGAGAGAACAAAATCTACCTACTTACTTCATTGCAAGCAACAAAGAGCTGATGTCTGTAGCCAAGTATAAACCTGCTAAAAAAGAAGAACTCTTGGAGATCAAAGGATTCGGAAAGCATAAGATTGAAAATTATGGTGAAGAAATACTGGAAATCCTTGAAAGTGTCTGA
- a CDS encoding SDR family NAD(P)-dependent oxidoreductase — translation MNKTIVIIGAGPGVGLETARYFGHHGYTVGLMSRNQEKLEYLKTELEIEGISVFHQTIDANTPETISSSIKKLTEKLGNRLDVVLYNVPGPLGVESYVPITDLSLDLLKTYLNTRVLSALETAKATTPYLLQTSGALLFTSGQSDRMAYPFTSAMGVSQAALRMLTTHLHNELAERNIFVGYIPIDNPPLYSDSEKESSRTDLPLGFELENRTEATHIARELFNLSTKRDNLELRIEPTSFG, via the coding sequence ATGAACAAGACAATAGTGATTATAGGAGCTGGGCCAGGGGTTGGACTAGAAACAGCCAGATATTTTGGTCATCATGGATATACAGTAGGCTTGATGAGTAGAAATCAGGAAAAACTGGAGTACCTAAAAACAGAACTTGAGATTGAGGGAATATCAGTCTTCCACCAAACAATTGATGCTAATACTCCTGAAACTATATCCAGCTCTATAAAAAAGTTAACAGAAAAATTAGGAAATCGTCTAGATGTTGTTTTGTATAATGTTCCTGGGCCTCTGGGAGTAGAGTCTTATGTTCCCATCACGGATTTATCTCTTGATTTATTAAAAACTTATTTGAATACAAGGGTTTTAAGTGCATTGGAAACTGCTAAAGCAACCACTCCTTATCTTTTACAAACCAGCGGAGCTTTATTATTTACAAGTGGACAATCAGATAGAATGGCCTATCCTTTTACCTCTGCTATGGGAGTTTCTCAGGCAGCTTTAAGAATGCTTACCACCCATCTGCATAATGAACTTGCTGAAAGAAATATTTTTGTGGGCTATATTCCAATTGACAACCCTCCTTTATATTCTGATTCTGAAAAAGAAAGCAGCAGAACAGATCTTCCATTAGGCTTTGAATTGGAAAACCGCACCGAAGCAACACATATAGCCAGAGAACTATTTAATCTATCTACGAAAAGAGATAATTTAGAATTAAGAATTGAACCAACTTCTTTTGGTTAA
- a CDS encoding winged helix-turn-helix transcriptional regulator, whose protein sequence is MNIEKKPCDNAYLAIQDTLYVIGGKWKLVILGALVTTGSKRFGELTKMINISPRILSKELRELELNKLITREVIHTKPIMTEYSVTPYAESLRDLINIMISWGYQHREEIKD, encoded by the coding sequence ATGAATATTGAGAAAAAACCTTGTGATAATGCTTATTTAGCTATCCAGGATACACTTTATGTTATTGGAGGAAAATGGAAGCTTGTCATTCTGGGAGCTTTAGTGACAACCGGTAGTAAAAGATTTGGAGAATTAACCAAAATGATTAATATTAGCCCTAGAATTTTATCAAAAGAGTTACGAGAACTAGAACTTAATAAACTTATTACCCGGGAGGTTATTCATACAAAACCTATAATGACTGAATATTCTGTTACTCCTTATGCCGAAAGTTTGAGAGATTTGATTAATATAATGATCAGTTGGGGCTATCAGCATAGAGAAGAAATCAAGGATTGA
- the hisS gene encoding histidine--tRNA ligase, which produces MKPSLAKGTRDFTAQEVSRRKYIINILQNNFELFGFQPLETPSFENLSTLTGKYGEEGDRLIFKILNSSINEAKDDKKDQMLHDFQRALEKPFSSESLTDKALRYDLTVPFARFVAMNHGKLTFPFKRFQIQPVWRADRPQKGRYREFYQCDADVVGSESLLQEVDLVQLYLKSFADLKVPVTIHMNNRKILSGLAEYAGITDKLIDFTVALDKLDKIGKDGVVKELLEREISQESIDKLDFLFSQSDDALENLLQLKEKFVGNEIGLKGVEELEFVLTQSLNLGVDMQNLVFNITLARGLDYYTGAIFEVKADEVAMGSIGGGGRYDNLTEVFGVKNIPGIGISFGLDRIYLVMEELNLFPEEASSKIEYLFANFGGEETTEALKLIMQLRTKGISAELYPESAKINKQFTYAEKKGIKNLVFLGEEELKNGTVTFKDLAAGVQKTVSLDEFLGS; this is translated from the coding sequence ATGAAGCCAAGTTTAGCAAAAGGAACAAGAGATTTTACAGCACAGGAAGTTTCCAGAAGAAAATATATCATTAATATTCTACAGAATAATTTTGAATTATTTGGATTTCAGCCATTGGAAACGCCAAGCTTTGAAAATCTTTCTACCTTAACAGGAAAGTACGGAGAAGAAGGAGACCGCTTGATTTTTAAAATTCTTAATTCAAGCATAAATGAAGCAAAAGATGATAAAAAAGATCAGATGCTTCATGACTTTCAGAGAGCATTGGAGAAACCTTTCAGCTCAGAAAGTTTAACAGATAAAGCCCTTCGTTATGACCTTACTGTACCTTTTGCAAGATTTGTAGCAATGAATCATGGGAAATTAACGTTTCCATTCAAGCGTTTCCAGATACAGCCGGTATGGAGAGCAGACAGACCTCAAAAAGGAAGATACAGAGAATTTTATCAATGTGATGCAGATGTAGTAGGAAGTGAAAGCTTATTACAAGAGGTAGATTTAGTTCAGTTATATTTGAAATCATTCGCTGATCTGAAAGTACCTGTGACAATTCATATGAACAACAGAAAGATTCTTTCCGGATTAGCTGAATATGCAGGAATTACTGATAAACTGATCGATTTTACAGTGGCTTTAGATAAGCTGGATAAAATCGGAAAAGATGGAGTAGTTAAGGAATTATTAGAAAGAGAAATCTCTCAGGAATCTATTGATAAATTAGACTTCTTGTTCAGCCAGTCGGATGATGCGTTGGAAAACCTTCTTCAGTTAAAAGAAAAATTCGTAGGTAACGAGATTGGATTAAAAGGAGTAGAAGAGCTGGAATTTGTTCTTACACAATCTCTGAACCTTGGTGTTGATATGCAGAATCTTGTATTCAATATTACGTTGGCAAGAGGTCTTGATTATTATACCGGAGCTATTTTCGAAGTGAAAGCAGATGAAGTAGCAATGGGCTCTATCGGTGGTGGTGGTAGATATGACAACCTCACAGAAGTATTTGGCGTTAAAAATATCCCTGGAATTGGTATTTCTTTCGGATTAGACAGAATTTATCTGGTAATGGAAGAACTAAACCTTTTCCCTGAAGAAGCTTCTTCTAAAATAGAATATCTGTTTGCCAATTTTGGAGGTGAAGAAACGACTGAGGCTTTGAAACTAATCATGCAATTGAGAACAAAAGGGATTTCAGCAGAACTGTATCCTGAAAGCGCAAAGATCAATAAGCAGTTTACTTATGCTGAGAAAAAAGGAATTAAAAACCTTGTTTTCTTAGGGGAAGAAGAGCTTAAAAATGGGACAGTAACTTTTAAAGATCTTGCAGCTGGAGTACAGAAAACGGTTTCTTTAGATGAGTTTTTAGGATCGTAA
- a CDS encoding SHOCT domain-containing protein produces MNTICALCGTPLTSTDMLVGKNKLADGGYLCTGCFNKAITINRELINNLDQFYFAEITGMFLKSKIDASQNPASSSSLGLGNYEYDAPTRLDEIKDQIVALKARLSVLANEEVNELDKVLDPNERLIAIAECINLRNNREGIIFSTQWRVIFMDKKFLGGVVKNEYTHKDIISMDQVENLLYSVLRVNTRGGTVEFKLHNKSDGRSFCDIVNGYIRGAERPSSQQPVQPQSLFQNVQNPVPQNSTNVVNTSKGSSEDIFEQLEKLGKLRQMGVLSEEEFAEQKKKLLDKL; encoded by the coding sequence ATGAATACAATTTGTGCATTGTGCGGAACTCCGTTGACATCTACAGATATGCTTGTTGGGAAAAATAAACTTGCAGATGGCGGTTATTTGTGTACCGGATGTTTTAATAAAGCAATTACGATCAACAGAGAGCTTATCAATAATCTAGACCAGTTTTATTTCGCTGAAATAACAGGAATGTTCCTTAAAAGTAAAATTGATGCAAGCCAGAATCCGGCAAGTTCTTCATCTTTGGGACTGGGAAACTATGAATATGATGCTCCTACAAGACTAGATGAAATAAAAGACCAGATTGTAGCCCTGAAAGCCCGGTTGAGCGTTTTAGCCAATGAAGAAGTAAATGAATTGGATAAAGTTTTAGATCCGAATGAACGATTGATCGCTATTGCAGAATGTATCAATCTCCGTAATAACAGGGAAGGAATTATTTTTTCAACCCAATGGAGAGTTATTTTCATGGATAAAAAATTCCTGGGTGGAGTTGTGAAAAACGAATATACCCATAAAGATATTATCTCTATGGATCAGGTTGAAAATCTTTTATATTCGGTTTTAAGAGTCAATACAAGAGGAGGTACTGTTGAGTTTAAACTGCATAATAAAAGTGATGGAAGATCGTTCTGTGATATCGTCAACGGATATATCCGAGGAGCGGAAAGACCATCATCCCAACAACCTGTACAGCCACAATCACTTTTCCAGAATGTTCAAAATCCGGTACCCCAAAACTCAACCAATGTGGTAAATACCTCAAAAGGATCTTCGGAAGATATTTTCGAGCAATTGGAAAAGCTAGGGAAACTAAGACAGATGGGGGTTCTAAGTGAAGAAGAATTTGCAGAGCAGAAGAAAAAACTGTTGGATAAATTATAA